A window of the Flavobacterium sangjuense genome harbors these coding sequences:
- a CDS encoding SAM-dependent methyltransferase: protein MKPVTLKGKLYLIPTTLGEMNPHDVLPQTVKRAIDFIDDYIVENEKTARKFIKSIHPEKVQNSLRISSLNKRTEVSEYNAMIAPCLNGLNIGLMSEAGCPGVADPGAVIVKIAHENGIQVIPLVGPSSILLAMMGSGMNGQSFAFNGYLPIDKGDKKTALKNFENLSSSKNQSQIFIETPYRNNKLLEDLLQILQPNTHLCIATDITLPTEFIKTFRVADWKKIKVDLHNRPTIFIIHKIM, encoded by the coding sequence ATGAAGCCGGTTACTCTAAAAGGCAAACTCTACTTAATCCCAACTACTTTGGGAGAAATGAATCCTCATGATGTTTTACCGCAAACCGTAAAAAGAGCCATAGATTTTATAGACGACTACATCGTTGAAAATGAAAAAACAGCTCGGAAATTCATCAAATCTATTCATCCTGAAAAAGTTCAAAACAGTTTAAGAATTTCTTCTCTCAACAAACGAACAGAAGTTTCCGAATACAATGCCATGATTGCACCGTGTCTTAATGGTTTGAACATTGGTTTAATGAGCGAAGCCGGTTGTCCCGGAGTTGCTGATCCCGGAGCCGTAATTGTAAAAATTGCTCACGAAAACGGAATACAGGTTATCCCTTTAGTTGGGCCATCTTCCATCCTATTGGCGATGATGGGTTCCGGAATGAACGGTCAGAGTTTTGCCTTCAACGGTTATCTTCCAATTGACAAAGGAGATAAAAAAACAGCGTTGAAAAACTTTGAAAATCTATCGAGTTCTAAAAATCAATCTCAAATTTTTATTGAAACGCCGTATAGAAATAATAAATTATTAGAAGATTTATTGCAGATATTACAACCTAATACACATCTTTGCATTGCAACCGATATTACCTTGCCAACAGAATTTATAAAAACGTTTCGCGTGGCTGACTGGAAAAAAATAAAGGTTGACCTGCATAACAGACCAACCATTTTTATTATTCACAAAATAATGTAA